In Mytilus edulis chromosome 13, xbMytEdul2.2, whole genome shotgun sequence, a single window of DNA contains:
- the LOC139502065 gene encoding uncharacterized protein, with product MQNEVVITCPYKRSIGITNILYDLWWNDYGWKPFNPIFCTGRTHTSNDCKSTISYKHLQDQCMWKDTCTVVMDYNPCWSEPLYATIYYKCIDPRYESVVPYPLIKSYGNREPSTTSTKVPNKSTTHLHHKKDDNDDDGDDDDNESQSNKLLKIGLGTALGMTSIISTIALICILKSRRNRPGQRSIPTPCSNRLTNDYDHSFQNPRAYQISVSNPGYSQTMPDRVVIASDSSYALPSYDEAVGNMYEDVNYRTPRATKGTQ from the exons ATGCAAAACGAAGTGGTCATAACATGTCCGTACAAACGGTCTATTGGTATAACGAACATATTGTACGATTTATGGTGGAATGATTATGGCTGGAAGCCTTTTAATCCGATCTTTTGTACAGGACGGACTCACACAAGCAATGATTGCAAATCCACAATTTCATACAAACACCTACAGGACCAGTGCATGTGGAAAGATACGTGTACAGTGGTCATGGACTACAATCCATGTTGGTCAGAACCTTTGTATGCTACAATATACTATAAATGCATAG atcCAAGATATGAATCAGTTGTTCCTTATCCACTGATAAAAAGCTACGGCAATAGAGAACCATCAACTACATCTACAAAAGTTC ctaaTAAATCAACAACTCATTTGCAtcataaaaaagatgataatGACGATGACGGCGACGACGATGACAACGAAAGCCAAAGCAACAAATTAT tgaAAATTGGACTAGGGACAGCTTTAGGCATGACATCGATTATATCCACCATTGCTTTGATTTGCATTCTTAAATCCAG AAGGAACAGGCCTGGGCAAAGATCAATTCCTACGCCTTGCAGCAATCGGTTGACTAATGATTATGATCACAGCTTTCAAAACCCAAGAGCCTACCAGATTTCAGTTTCAAATCCAGGATACAGTCAAACAATGCCGGACAGAGTCGTTATAGCTAGCGATAGTAGCTATGCTCTTCCTTCATACGATGAAGCAGTTGGAAACATGTATGAAGATGTGAATTATAGAACTCCAAGAGCAACAAAAGGGACACAGTGA
- the LOC139502064 gene encoding uncharacterized protein has product MVGHLLHLLFLNLFAQIVPNGRSLEQDVCMQNEVVLRCPYKKSIGIYQIFYNGKWNHFGWMPSDSIVCTALDHTWNDCKSVISYTHLQDRCMATDTCTVVMDYNPCWSEPLVYATIYYKCIDPRYEHVYPLIKYYDSRIPHITSTHVQNPDESTPHLHNQKDDDDDDGDDNDNESQSSKSLKIGLGTAVGITSIIAVIALICILKYRRNKPEQRSIPTPCSNHLTYGYNHGFQNPRAYQISASNPGYSPTVLDRVDIANGSSYALPSYEEAVGNMYEEVNYRSSTPRASKGPE; this is encoded by the exons atggtgGGACATCTTCTACATTTGTTGTTTCTAAATCTTTTCGCTCAAATTGTTCCAAATGGACGTTCCTTAGAAC AAGATGTATGCATGCAAAACGAAGTTGTCTTAAG ATGTCCATACAAGAAGTCTATTggtatatatcaaatattttacaaTGGAAAGTGGAATCATTTTGGCTGGATGCCTTCTGATTCAATTGTTTGTACAGCATTGGATCACACATGGAATGATTGCAAATCCGTAATTTCCTACACACACCTACAGGACCGGTGCATGGCGACAGATACATGTACCGTGGTGATGGATTACAATCCATGTTGGTCAGAACCTTTGGTGTATGCTACAATATACTATAAATGCATAG ATCCAAGATATGAACACGTTTATCCACTGATTAAATACTACGACAGTAGAATACCGCATATTACATCTACACATGTACAGAATC CTGATGAATCAACTcctcatttgcataatcaaaaagatgatgatgacgatgacggCGACGACAACGACAACGAAAGCCAAAGCAGCAAATCAT TAAAAATTGGACTAGGGACAGCTGTAGGCATTACATCGATTATAGCAGTTATTGCTCTGATTTGCATTCTTAAATACAG AAGGAACAAACCTGAGCAAAGATCAATCCCTACGCCTTGCAGCAATCATTTGACTTATGGTTATAATCACGGCTTTCAAAACCCAAGGGCATACCAGATTTCAGCTTCAAATCCAGGGTACAGTCCAACAGTGCTGGATAGAGTCGATATAGCTAACGGTAGCAGTTATGCTCTTCCTTCATATGAAGAAGCAGTCGGAAACATGTACGAAGAGGTGAATTATAGAAGTTCAACTCCAAGAGCATCAAAAGGGCCAGAGTga